The region CTTCATCTAGACATTCATCGCCTCTACAGAAAGAAAGTAGAAGTTTGAATAGTGATAATGTTAGAGATGGCAACAGTAATGGTGGTAGAGAAGGAGGAGATGGCAATAGTGGACCTTCTGCTGTGAAGTTTACTGATAAACAGTATTTGAATATATTGCAGTCTATGGGACAGTCTGTTCATATTTTTGATGTTTCGGGTCGTATTATTTACTGGTAAGATTGTGTGTTTGtgtcttgtatttttatttcacatcatTTGTCATTCGGGGTTGTTATTTGCGTGTATGGGGTATTTCTTTTGGTTTGAACTTTGAATGGGCAGTTGATTTATAATCAATGCTGTTGGAGctgtatatattttgatgtttgaCTATGGAAATTGTGATTCTGATTTCCGAATTTGGTCCGTACTGTATGATAATCCCTTTTAATTTGGAGTTGTATTGCAAATTTGTGCCTTTGAACAAGTTTTGCgtggtttctttcttctttttttacttgagaATTTGTTTGGAGGACATTGATTTATGGGGTTTAGGCGTATCTTATGATTGTGCAGGAACAGAACAGCGGAGAACCTTTATGGTTATTCAGCTGCTGAAGCTCTTGGTCAGGATGCTATTGGGCTGCTAATTGATCCTCGGGATTATGCGCTGGCGAATGGTGTTATTCAACGGGTTAGTATGGGGGAGAAATGGACAGGGAAGTTTCCAGTTAAGAACAAAATGGCTGAAAGGTTTGCGGCTGTTGCTACTAATACTCCACTATACGATGATGATGGCGCTTTGGTTGGGATTATTTGTGTATCGAGTGATTCACGGCCTTTTCAAGAAATGGAAGTTGCATTGTCGGATTCAAGGAACTTGGAAACAGAGTCGAGCCATAGAAGGCCCAAGAATACTGTCATGACCAAACTTGGTCTTGATTCTCAACAGCCCTTGGCGTCAAAAATATCGAATTTGGTCAGTTCATTAGTTTTTATCTGTTCTTGTGTATTTAAATATTCACCGTGGTGTATCTTGATAGTTAGAATCACCAAAACAGGCATCCAAGGTGAGTAACAAAGTCAAGTCCAAAATTCACATGGGAGAGAGCAACACGGATCGTGAAGTAGGGAGTGGGGATAGTCACTATTCTGACCATGGGTACTCAGATGCAGCTCTATCTGACCATCGGGAGGATGCAAATTCTAGTGGAGCTAGCACACCAAGAGGAGATTTGCATCCATCTCCTTTTGGTGTATTTTCTAATCTTGATGACAAGTCCCCAGTAAAACCATCCAGAGACTCTGGTGATGAGAGTGAAGGAAAGCCTGCAATTCATAAGATCATTACCTCAAAGGCAGAAGCATGGATTGGTAAGAAAGGGTTGTCATGGCCCTGGAAAGGGAATGAAAAGGAAGGTTCAGAAGCAAGGACAGCCCGTTTTGGGTGGCCATGGTTGCAAAATGATCAAGAGAGTGAAACGTATCATCAGACAAGTCCCTCTTCTGGTGCAAAACCTGAAAGCCAGGTCAGTGAAAGTATTCGGCCCGCCACTAACGAGGCCTCTGGGTCTTGGTCTTCAATTAATGTTAACAGCACAAGCAGTGCTAGTAGTTGCGGAAGTACCAGCAGTACTGTGAATAAGGTGGATATGGACACTGATTGCTTGGACTACGAAATATTGTGGGAGGACTTGACAATTGGAGAGCAAATTGGGCAAGGTAACTGTCTTTAAATTCAAAAGCATGCTTCCAGAGCATTGACTCTAATCTACATTTGATCTTTCctgaacttgaaattttttgcGTCCTCATTGAATGTCCAGTGACAGAACAGTGATCTTCCATTATACTTCTTTATCTTTAAGCTGGGACTATTTTTTTACTATGCTTCATTCTCATTTTCACCTTACCCTTTTTACTCTATATTCCCGCAGGTTCTTGTGGAACTGTATATCATGCCCTGTGGTACGGATCAGTATGTTCCTTTGCTCTTTCCCTTTTAAACATCTTAATTCTCAATGATGCATAATCACAAATGTAtatgaattcaaatttttgaGACAAGATATAGTGCTGTCCCTGCTCTGTCCAAATCTAAGGCTTTCATTTATGTTAATTATGGGTAATTTGAACAGAAGCAAATTGAAATCCAAAGTGACTGTCTGAACTTTGTAAGCATGTATGTGCATGACATTGATAAGTGTTACATAAATCTCTTAAATGTGATGTTTTGTGCAATTAGTGCATATGTGATTTTGCTTTCTTATTCTTACAAAAATAAGATGCTGCCTTGTGAGCTAGGGTTTTTATGAagctctaattgtttttttgcatTCAATGAATTGAGGtaaagaataacaaaaaaaaaattgtgatgatgatattttttgtcTTTGGTTGAGTAATATGCATTTTATTTCAGGATGTTGCTGTCAAGGTATTCTCCAAGCAAGAATATTCAGATGATATTATACTTGCATTTCGACAAGAGGTGGGATTTCCAGTTACCTCAAGAAAATCTTAGTTACAGTTTCTTGTTAGCTTAAGAGAATCTTATTTACAGTTTCTTGCCATTTAAATGCATTTCAATTGGGATGTTTTTAGAATCGTCAGGTCTCTTGCTACGTATGCTCCATTTTATctaattctttttcttatctGCTACTAACTGGTCCATATATATGTACATGCTTTGTATTATCTCGCAATCAGTTTCATATGAACTTTTTAATGAAAGGTCGTTTCTTTAGAATGTCACATTGTCTACAATGAATATCGATGCTTATGTTGGTGTAGACAAGTAATACCATTTAGTTGAAGGCTTTGAAGTCAGTAAACATGTAAATTAAGATAGTAAGAATTGAAATGCTAGTAGACTGAACTATACTGACCTTAGTTGAAGAAAGACGTGCAACACTAGATTTTCTTAAGTTGATGCTTAAAGCTGTATTATGATTACTGGTATTGTCAAATCTTGAATGAAAATAGTGTAACAATGCTGGATCTTGCATGAAGAATTGAGTTATTTTTGGGATTCAGATTTGGAATCTGTCATTTCTTGCATTGTTATATAATGAAGGATCCCCCTTCTCCCGCTATAATATAGCATTAATGGCATTATTCTTTTCATTCATGAAGGTATCTCTTATGAAGAGACTCCGGCATCCAAATGTTTTGCTCTTCATGGGTGCTGTTACTTCACCTCAGCGTCTCTGCATTGTTACAGAGTTCCTCCCACGGTAATTCTGAAGTCCTTTTCAACAACTATGAATGATGAGCTgtcagttttattaattttactattaCTTACTAagaaatgacatttttttttgtagggtaTCATATGACTGAAATTAACCtgtaaaaacttaaaaagattaCATGTACTTTTCAGTAACTGTTCTATTTTTCCATTAATGCAGTGGAAGTTTGTTTCGCTTACTGCAGAGGAACACAACCAAACTAGATTGGAGACGGCGTGTTCACATGGCATTGGATATAGTGAGTATcgaatttatttacataaatatgcTCTATTTCTCTGATAGGAAAATTACTGTTTGGTAAAGTGGTAAAACCCTTAGGCTTGTAACCACAGGGGTTACGAGAACATCTACTTTACGTAAAAAATTCTGAAGAGTAATGATGGCTCTGAATTTTTACTTTCTAGAAACCCATTTTGGTTGTGATGATTTCGTTGTTTTCTTGTTGAGAATCTCTATGGTTTTTGCATTTGTTGGGGTTTATGAGGTGTTCTGGTTGATATTTAGTAATGAAGACTTACTCatcctttattttattgtttgaatctTCTACAGGCTCGAGGTATGAACTATCTTCATCATTGCAACCCGCCTATCATTCATCGTGATCTGAAGTCTTCAAATCTCTTAGTTGACAAGAATTGGACTGTAAAGGTCTGtcattaattatgattattttcttttatttaattgtttgttcGACTATTTGACTTCTTCAATTTGAGAT is a window of Populus nigra chromosome 10, ddPopNigr1.1, whole genome shotgun sequence DNA encoding:
- the LOC133705574 gene encoding uncharacterized protein LOC133705574 isoform X1, with the protein product MESTAPAEELLKKIEELEAGHHHLQQEVSKLKLSSTTTDPKSTQQRSHSISPQRSGPRRRVSGGPTGSSFEAAWKKGSASSRHSSPLQKESRSLNSDNVRDGNSNGGREGGDGNSGPSAVKFTDKQYLNILQSMGQSVHIFDVSGRIIYWNRTAENLYGYSAAEALGQDAIGLLIDPRDYALANGVIQRVSMGEKWTGKFPVKNKMAERFAAVATNTPLYDDDGALVGIICVSSDSRPFQEMEVALSDSRNLETESSHRRPKNTVMTKLGLDSQQPLASKISNLASKVSNKVKSKIHMGESNTDREVGSGDSHYSDHGYSDAALSDHREDANSSGASTPRGDLHPSPFGVFSNLDDKSPVKPSRDSGDESEGKPAIHKIITSKAEAWIGKKGLSWPWKGNEKEGSEARTARFGWPWLQNDQESETYHQTSPSSGAKPESQVSESIRPATNEASGSWSSINVNSTSSASSCGSTSSTVNKVDMDTDCLDYEILWEDLTIGEQIGQGSCGTVYHALWYGSDVAVKVFSKQEYSDDIILAFRQEVSLMKRLRHPNVLLFMGAVTSPQRLCIVTEFLPRGSLFRLLQRNTTKLDWRRRVHMALDIARGMNYLHHCNPPIIHRDLKSSNLLVDKNWTVKVGDFGLSRLKHETYLTTKTGKGTPQWMAPEVLRNEPSDEKSDIYSYGVILWELSTEKIPWDNLNSMQVIGAVGFMNQRLEIPKDVDPQWASIIESCWHSDPRCRPTFQELLEKLRDLQRQYAIQVQAARSATGDNTQKEP
- the LOC133705574 gene encoding uncharacterized protein LOC133705574 isoform X2 → MESTAPAEELLKKIEELEAGHHHLQQEVSKLKLSSTTTDPKSTQQRSHSISPQRSGPRRRVSGGPTGSSFEAAWKKGSASSRHSSPLQKESRSLNSDNVRDGNSNGGREGGDGNSGPSAVKFTDKQYLNILQSMGQSVHIFDVSGRIIYWNRTAENLYGYSAAEALGQDAIGLLIDPRDYALANGVIQRVSMGEKWTGKFPVKNKMAERFAAVATNTPLYDDDGALVGIICVSSDSRPFQEMEVALSDSRNLETESSHRRPKNTVMTKLGLDSQQPLASKISNLASKVSNKVKSKIHMGESNTDREVGSGDSHYSDHGYSDAALSDHREDANSSGASTPRGDLHPSPFGVFSNLDDKSPVKPSRDSGDESEGKPAIHKIITSKAEAWIGKKGLSWPWKGNEKEGSEARTARFGWPWLQNDQESETYHQTSPSSGAKPESQVSESIRPATNEASGSWSSINVNSTSSASSCGSTSSTVNKVDMDTDCLDYEILWEDLTIGEQIGQGSCGTVYHALWYGSDVAVKVFSKQEYSDDIILAFRQEVSLMKRLRHPNVLLFMGAVTSPQRLCIVTEFLPRGSLFRLLQRNTTKLDWRRRVHMALDIARGMNYLHHCNPPIIHRDLKSSNLLVDKNWTVKVKK